taaatacattaagtAATTATGTGAACTTTCCTACAAGACTGTCATTTGCTGTTTGCAATTGCGCTGATCCAaatagcatttttatttatttatttatttatttatttatttctatttttttggaCCAGTGTCTATTTTCCTATTTCAGGTCAGGACTGCAACGTTTTTGCTCTTGCAAGATTTCCAAGAAAACAGGAATAGATTGTCTTCCCTTCTGCACACGTTTAAATCACTTGACTCTTGTCTGGTGATTATTACTAAACATTTAACCTTTACATTTTTCATATAGGCCCGTGTAGAGATTTGGAGAAAGAGATCTCATAAGAAGGCACCCAGAGTTAAAGAGGCAGCAAGTATCGTGGCACATTTCAAAGCTTTTTTCTGTGAGATATGTGAAAACGGAGTCGTGCGGTGAACGCCTGCGTGTCCCTTTTAAAACAAACCCAGCTCCTGTCAATCACGGCGCATTCCAACCAATCCCAACGctccctttttaaaagcaggttTGCCTGCTGTGCTTTTATATTGCACCATGGCCTCTTTCGAAGCATTTTTACTACCACCGTTATTGCCACAAATCAAGAGGGCAAAGTGAACGGCAATGGGACTCACACCAACTTTAACGAAATTGAGTCTTGTTCATACTTCTGCGAAGTTCATGGCAAAGATTTTCACATGCAGATGATATACAAACAAGGGGGAAATGGAAACTGAATTTCTTTGGTGTATCCTGAGTGCTGAAGTGGTTTGATTTTGCAAACTCATAGCCAAAAAAACTCACAACAAAACATGACAAGCCTCTCGAGGTTTAGTGGCTGCCCTCTCTCATGCGTCAACCCCGGCGAGAGCAATACTGAACCCAGCGTGGTGCTGCCACCTTTGGCAGGAGAGCACATGGGACACCCCACTGGCAGTTCCTTAAAACTCTGCCCCTCGCACAATTTGCGAGACTACCCTGAGTCGAGGTCCACTGCATATGTTGACCATTCGGTTCCCAATTTTTCAGACTCTGGATACCCCAGCCATCGGTTAGAGCACAGCCCTAGGGGCATTATCATTGGAGGCAATCTGTCTGGAACCGGCATGCCACCCGTCACTGATCAACTGGCATCAAGAACTAACCAACATGGCGGATTTGGACGGTATCGTGACTTTCATGGCTGCAGGGACAACAGAAGCCATTCTTTTTTCACGACTTATCAGGAGCAGGCCCACGCCTCCACCGACGCATCCCGAGATCTCGGCAACCAGATGATGCTGGGTCTACCAGGCGACCTCCTCACCCGGACTCACCCTTATGGTCAAGCTGTCAACAAGGGAAACAGCCAGCAGCTTGTCACACAATTCCTGGGTCTCTACAAACCCCTCAACATGGCAATTCAGCGTGGAGGAGGTGGCGACGCGTTCCTCAGGTGCTCCAAACAAACAGTGAAGCATGAGCTGGTGTGCAAGTGGACTGACTGCCAAGAGGGGGCTAGGAAGCTGCCTTGCTCCAGAGCCTTCGGGACTATGTATGAACTTGTCACCCATGTGACAGTGGAGCACGTCGGAGGACCAGAGCAGTCTGAATATATTTGTCACTGGGAGAATTGTCCGAGAGACAGGAAGCCTTTCAAAGCCAAATACAAGCTGGTGAACCACGTCAGAGTGCACACAGGGGAAAAGCCCTTTCCCTGCCCCTTTCATGGCTGCAAGAAAGTTTTTGCAAGATCAGAAAATCTGAAGATTCACAAGAGGACTCATACAGGTTAGTtaacaatcaataataataataataataattaaaaaaaaataaataaaaataataatatatacttTACCTTATGTAATATGTCATTTTAATTagttattataaataaaatgtggatttttttaaaaagatgcatACTCTTTCATGACGTAAATATTTACACATGCTGTGGATGTTTATCCACGaggacacatttttatttgttaattctgtcattatttttttttctctttttgttacAATTCTTTTTAagaataacattaaaatgttattgttatttttttatgatgttgATGTCATTAAGgccttcattttttattaaattgtcATATAAAGATTGTGTGCTATACTTCTCGCCGTCTCGTGTTGCCtggtttggggggtggggggtggggtagtGTGTACTCCTGCAGGCTCCATGCAGGAACCATGGATGAACAGCAGCCAGCCAGTTACAAACGAGTACAGTCTGCAGGCCTCGTAGAGTGGGTGCCTCTCTCACTTCATTCAgtgaaattattaaataaatcctGGGGTACCGGAGAGCTGTGACGTAGCCGTTACGCTGCCTCTGCCTCCCAGGGATGCATCTCCTGTGCTCAAGAACAGAACATCACACAGTGAGGTAGTAGGAAATACAAAGTTGAGCAAACGGATGGCATAAGTCAACAAAGGGAAGTAATTATCAATGCAAACAGAACGAGTCACGTTTCTTAAAGTATTATTAATTTATGGCCTTCTATAATGCTCCCGAATGAGACCTGCATGCGCCTTTTCACAAAATACTGAAACACCATGTCATAAAAccagtttaaattttaaattgtagATTTGTTTTGGTAATATCTTCCATTAGAAGGGTTTTTATGTGCAGTCTTAGTTTATTTCCACACACTGCTGGATTAGAATCGTGATCTCACGAGGTGTAGTTATTCTGAAATGTAGGCatctaaattaaaatcaattcaatTAAATCAATGACCttctaaaaaaaagaagaggctGGGGGAAATAAAATTTTACTCTTCCCTTTTGCGAGCAGTGTAATTGTGTTTACTGACTAAAGGAAAGGGGACGCGTAATGATATTTGAATGACTGAACTGGAAGTGCTGGTGTGTTAATTAGACACAAGCAGACATAATTTATGTCACGAAATGCtacttacatttttaaattcctgAGAACCTTCATACATTTAAATGCAGAGTGATGATTTATCCTACCAGAATgtattaaagttttattttgtcgCCCGTCCTGATTGTCCGGTGCGTCAGGGGGTTTCTCTGGAGGGACGGAGCGCAGCTGGCAATTTTGAGCCAGATGATTAATTAACACTCATTGAACCTTAATTCACTCCGTGTTTCGTTACTCGATTTATACCAATCTTTGCATTTGCTGTGACATGTTCATGATGGTCAGTGCCTCACCACAACCTTGTTGCTTTAGTCTGCGGATTAACTGCCTCACTTGTTGCGAGGAGGACTGCGTAAAAAGTTCGAGCGACTAGAAAAtctacagttaaaaaaaaaaaaaaaaaactccaagaAAATGTCTGAGGTTATTTATAAGAACAATGTGACATTTCAAGATGTTATCATCCAGGTTTGATTCGAACAGGCTCCGTGGATGAAATCACTGACCGACAGCTGACAATCGGATTGCCTCTTATCTCGGTCGAATGAGGCTGTTTATTTCGACTTCACAGAATCATTTTCTATACATCTGGACCTGTCTATGTCATTTATGAGAATTTAAGCCCAGAGTATATGTGGGCctcttaaaacattttcataactCAAACTTTTCTCTTATTTCACCTTTAGGTgaaaaaccttttaaatgtgAGTTCGAGGGATGCAACCGGAGGTTTGCGAACAGCAGCGACAGAAAGAAACACTCTCACGTACACTCCAGCGATAAACCCTACATGTGCAAGGTCAGGGGCTGCGACAAGTGTTACACCCACCCAAGTTCCCTACGGAAGCACATGAAGCTCCACAGCAACAAGGCCCCGGACCCCAAAAGAGGTGACGCGCGTAACGGTGACGAGGGTCACACGGCGAGGACTGCGTCAATCCGAGTCCCGGATGGAAACCAGATCAGCCTCAGCCCgactcacccccccacctcgaCTCAAGATGTTCCACTGTCCCCAGAGGGTCGAGACGAATCGACCCTGAGGTCACGTTTCCATCACGCGTTTGACAGCAGTTTGGACTACTGCGCGCACAGGTCACAGCCCCTCCTGGACCCTTTGTTGCTCCAGAGAAGCAGCTACAGGTCCCAGTCCTCCCAGCACCCCTGCGGCCAGACAGGTCCCACGTTCGGCCAGAGCTCAAGGACTTTCCCTTCCACTTCTCCCTTTCAGAAAAGTATTGTGAACGGATGGTACACATGCCACAGCGGCGTGGACTCGTTCCCACCAAAGCAGTGTAACAACGTCCCGTCTCTCTGAGTTACTGCTGGGACGccgccaattttttttttggaaggggggggggtctaaaaACATCTAGTCATTATTTTCTAGTAATCCCTAGAAAATAGACACAAGCAGACATGTCAAATATTTTGTGACGCGTCCTGAGTCATCCCGGTGACATGTGGCGAGCTGTATTTGTTTGATTGGGTTTAGAAATGTCTCACATTTTAGGATATACGACCCCGAACAAAATTCACATTTCCATTCCCTATAACTGTgttatataattattaaatatatctagagagttgtaaaaaaaaatatgacagaaGATTTTAAAGAAATCGAGTGGATTCTTCTGAACTTAGAGGCTCTTATTTGAAAAGTACGAGGAAGCCTCTAACTGAATGTAACCTCTTGTTGAAGTGGGGGGGGGCTTTATGTTGAATGTAAACTAATGTATGTGGGGAACATAGAAGCATCATTCTTGTAATTGAATGTGTGTCGGAAGTTTGCATAAATATCTAACAGGTCTTACATTTGGAGACCTAAACAGCAGCGCGCTGGGCCCGCAGCATGATTTGTCTGTAATTAAGATAATGCAAAGCTCAGTAGTTTTCTCTCCTCGAAAAAGttcctttttttctcccccttttAATTTCACATTCATATCCTTGTTTGTACTATATGTGTAAGCCTATATTCCACATTTCTGTGCAGCGTGAGACCaatgtgagcaaaaaaaaccaGTGTTCGTGATAATATTAAACACGTTTAATTAGCATACGGTTCTACTGTACATAAGGCTGCTGTATAATTAATCATGTATTCTATATTTAATTAAAGTGTCTATATTCTCTTTGATCAGACGTGTGAGGTTAACCACAATCAATGCATTTGCATCGTGTTCtcggacttttttttttttttttaaagtttataatGTCTTACTCGCCGTATATGCAGATTTGCAATTTTGTGCAAAGTTGTGCACGAATCCGGAGGATACTCTCACAAACAGGCGATTTATTCAGATTTTATAGATGTCAAGACCTGAGATGACCTTTAGCTCATAAGTATCTAACAAGTAACTCTCCTGCGAAAGAATTAAAAACATCTAAAGAGTTAAAATAGAGTAAGAATAACTGAAATGTGCCGATAAACGCACCCTCTGGATCAGATTTTAGTTTTCCGGATGCGCTTGAACGCGTCTCTTTGGATACAGGTGTATTAGCCCAAGGTCACACACATTCTGTGTTTCAGTCAGCACGACCTCATGTACCTCCACATATTAATTTGGAGATTTCTACCTCCAtttaatatacatatatgtctatatattcttttatttgtagATTGACAAACTcaaagtttgtctttttttgaggttttatatttttcattccaAGTGAATGCCTCACTTTGAGAATGGATTCATAGATTTGTTATTTACTTTACACCAGTGAAAGTGGACAGATGTATGGCGTCCGGTTTCTTGTGGCTGCTAATAAAAGTTTTAATAACGGAGAGATTCCTTTATGGGGTTCCCGTTAGTATTTCCTTCATGTTACTAAAGTTAAAGTTCTGCTTTCATTTATTCCACTGATTTTTCAACTTTCTTGGATCACTGATTTTTCAACGGTCTtgcatttaaatcaaaacagaaacccatttattttataagtaattagacaaaattatttatttgctttcagCTTAGTTTGAATTCAATCTCATCCCTGAGACAGAGCTTAAAGCCTCTGTAGGTAAACTGGCTGTATGTCCAATTCCTTGCTTACACTCCGTATTTCCTGTGTCAAACATTGCACCATGTCTCCGACAAAATTACCTCCTGAAGAGGGAGAGTGATCCGAAATGGAGTGACCAGTTTGACGAACAGGTGATGGTTGTTTAATGGAGTGTAGCTGAAGATAATGCACACAGTGAATATCTGTTCTCGCCCTGCTAAGGAGGTACTGCACTAGTCTGATCATCGAGAAGGTGGGAGAGGTCACAATTAGGATTAATATGTTGATGAAAAGAACCTGCTGGATCACCAGAAGCCAAGCTTTATACTTTGTACATACATAAGCAGTCTATACCATTAGATATGTGGACTGTGCCTGCCATAATGTAGCCCAGTTTGAATTACACATATCAAAAGAAAATCAGGTCAAAAGTccattatttttgcatttctttgaaATATATGCTTACTAGATACCAACAGCTAACTAGCTCTAAAAAGGCTGTACATTTTGCAACTCAAATTATTAGATGGAAGGGCATTTGTATGGATGTCCATAAAAATACACGGGGGTGAAGGCCCCCAGACTGTATTAAAAGATGTTCTTTCTGTGTCAACCATATTAACATGCTTTAGGTTATTTCAAAGCTCAAAAGCCTTTGGTCATAGTCCTGTTATCTGGATGTTATTtgtaagacaaaataaaagtgggATAATGTTCAAAGTCTGtcatatattttgtttaaatacTTATACTTGTATGTTATAATCTGATCTTCAGAAGCacaaaataaagatgttttgcTCCTATGTGGATGCATTCTTAGAAGGCACTTTGATTTTATGTGCTTACAAAGGTGTGATTATGAGTTAATGCATGGACTCTCTTGACGCTCATGagaatacatctttttttcccctgtttttGATGATGCATCTTGCAAATTCTTCTTGAGATCAACCACAGTGAAGCCTTCAGCTTTCCACAAAGTATCTTGGTTTTAGTTTCGATAGTAACCAGTTTGAACTGGGGACTGTCACTGGATTAGAGTCAGAGACAAAGTAGAATGatctgataataataataataacaacaataaagaaatactactactactactactactactatttatttatttatttatttgtttatttatttatttatttatttatttatttatttatttatttatttatttatttatttatttatttatttatttatttatttatttatccattctttcattcattcatttatttacccACCCAAAATCAAATAGCTCTCTCTATcacttttttgaaaatatttttttgggagggagggggtgttcaaaatgtttcattgtTTGTTGAGTGACCTGGCGATATGATAGATCTTTTTAAGTGGTGAGACtgacaaaaagaaattctgTTATGAAGCGCTGCTTTCGTCTGGTAAATTTAGGTGAGCAGCTTTGATCGATGTACTTCAATGACGTGAAATTTCTAAAATCACTTTCTCCGGTGCAACCTTATAATTAGTTTGAATCAAATGCTCTTGGTGTTGCTTTACTATCAATATTTTCAAAGTAACCTCAGCATATTTCCATCTTTGAGCTCATCTTCTAAAACTCAACATAACCTTTCCTTCTCATTTCCTAAAAATAGTAAAATCTCCTCACAACGGAGCTCACAAACATTATTGTATACTTATGATCACGGTGTTTGGAAGACTGATGGGGAACCGATTTTCTCTTTGCTGTGTGAGGACATGAAAGATGTCAATAGGAAACCTAAACAGCGAATTTCTCCCACTACGCCATCAAAGCACGATGTTC
The Antennarius striatus isolate MH-2024 chromosome 10, ASM4005453v1, whole genome shotgun sequence genome window above contains:
- the zic6 gene encoding zic family member 6; the protein is MTSLSRFSGCPLSCVNPGESNTEPSVVLPPLAGEHMGHPTGSSLKLCPSHNLRDYPESRSTAYVDHSVPNFSDSGYPSHRLEHSPRGIIIGGNLSGTGMPPVTDQLASRTNQHGGFGRYRDFHGCRDNRSHSFFTTYQEQAHASTDASRDLGNQMMLGLPGDLLTRTHPYGQAVNKGNSQQLVTQFLGLYKPLNMAIQRGGGGDAFLRCSKQTVKHELVCKWTDCQEGARKLPCSRAFGTMYELVTHVTVEHVGGPEQSEYICHWENCPRDRKPFKAKYKLVNHVRVHTGEKPFPCPFHGCKKVFARSENLKIHKRTHTGEKPFKCEFEGCNRRFANSSDRKKHSHVHSSDKPYMCKVRGCDKCYTHPSSLRKHMKLHSNKAPDPKRGDARNGDEGHTARTASIRVPDGNQISLSPTHPPTSTQDVPLSPEGRDESTLRSRFHHAFDSSLDYCAHRSQPLLDPLLLQRSSYRSQSSQHPCGQTGPTFGQSSRTFPSTSPFQKSIVNGWYTCHSGVDSFPPKQCNNVPSL